Part of the Nitrospirota bacterium genome is shown below.
CCACGTCCTGATTGCCTGAAGCGCGAACGAGATTCTTACTTACCGCCCGAGCGCAACCTTGACCGCATGGCCGATCTCAGCCGGGTTCTTCACCACCCGGACGCCGGCTGCTTCGAGAATTTTCATCTTCTCAGCCGCCGTCCCCTTGCCGCCGGAAACGATCGCGCCCGCATGGCCCATGCGGCGGCCAGGAGGAGCCGTGATTCCGGCGATGAAACTGACGACTGGTTTCTTCACATGCTTTTTGATGAACTCAGCAGCTTTCTCTTCCGCATCGCCACCGATCTCGCCGATCATCACGATCGCCTGAGTCTCGGGATCCTGCTCGAACAGGGCCAGCACATCGACGAAGCCCGTACCATTGACCGGATCGCCGCCGATGCCGACGCAGGTCGTTTCGCCAAGGCCTAATGTCGAGAGTTGATGCACGGCTTCGTAGGTGAGGGTCCCGCTGCGCGACACGACGCCCACGACCCCCTTCTTATGGATGAAACCCGGCATAATGCCGATCTTCGCTTCATCGACGGTGATCACGCCGGGGCAGTTCGGTCCGATCAAACGGACGTCGCGGCCATAGAGCGCGCGCTTAACCTTGACCATGTCATTCACCGGGATGCCTTCGGTAATGCAGATGATCAGCTTCACACCGGCATCGGCCGCTTCCAGAATCGCGTCGGCGCAAAATGGCGGGGGCACGAAGATTAACGACGTATCGCACTGAGTTTTCTTCACGGCATCGCGCACCGTGTTGAATACCGGAATGCCCTCGACTTCCTGGCCCGCCTTGCCCGGGGTCACGCCCGCGACCATCTGCGTCCCATAGGCCTTGCACTGCGTCGCATGGAACGAGCCTTCCTTGCCCGTGATCCCCTGCACCACCACCCGCGTATGCTTATTAACGAGAATGCTCACAATTCCCTCTTCTTTCCTTCTTCCCCAGCTACAACGGGGAAACCTTTCCGTCACTCATGGGAGGTACGGGGTTAAGTCCCCACTGCGCGCGTCCAACGAGGGCCTTCTCAGGCCGCGCGTTGCGCGAGCACAGGGACTTGGCCCCGTACCTCCCTCATCTTCTATGCCGCTTTCCCCGTCAACTTCACAATTTTTTGCGCCGCTTCCCACAAGTCGTCCGCCACTTCCAGCTTGAGACCGGACTCTCCCAACAGCTTGCGGCCTTCTTCTGCATTCGTGCCCTGCAACCGGACCACCAACGGCACATTGATCTTCACTTCCTTGGCCGCTTCAATCACACCATGCGCAATCCGCTCGCAACGGACGATCCCGCCGAAGATGTTGATGAAGATGCCCTTGACGTTCGGATCCTTGAGGAGAATCCGGAATCCTGCAGCCACAGTCTCCTTGGTGGCGCCGCCGCCGACGTCCAGAAAGTTCGCCGGCTCGCTGCCAGCCAGCTTGATCACATCCATCGTCGCCATAGCGAGGCCCGCGCCATTCACCATGCAGCCGATGTTGCCGTCCAGCTTCACATAGTTCAGATTGTTTTCGCCCGCTTCGATTTCGAGCGGTTCTTCCTCGTGGAGATCGCGCATCTGCTGCACGTCAGCATGCCGGAATAGGGCGCTATCATCGAAGGAAACCTTGCCGTCCAGCGCGATGAGCTTCTTGTCGCTGGTGATGACCAGCGGATTGATCTCCACCATGGCCGCATTCTTCTCCATAAACATGCGGTAGAGATTCCCCATCATCTGAATGAAGGGATTCACGACAGCCGCTTCTATGGCAGGCAGCCCAAGCGCAAAGGCGATGTTTCGCCCGTTGTAGCCCTGGAACCCGACAGCCGGATCGATCGCTTCCCGGATGATCTTCTCCGGCGTGTGAGCTGCGACTTCTTCGATCTCCATCCCGCCTTCCGTGCTCGCGATAAACACGGGCCAGCCGCTGTCCCGATCGACGACGATGCTCACATACAGTTCCTTGGCAATCGCAGCGCCTTCTTCGATCAGCAACCGCCGCACTTCCCGCCCCTTCGGGCCGGTTTGATGCGTGACCAACGTCTTGCCGATCAGTTCCTTGACCAGGCCAGGAACGGCCGCCTTATCCTTCGTGATTTTGACGCCACCGGCCTTGCCGCGGCCGCCCGCATGGATCTGCGCCTTGACGACGAAAACAGGAGTATTGAGCTCTGCCGCCCAAGCAGAACCGGCCTCGGGAGAAAGGATCTCTTTCCCGCGCGGCACCGGAATCCCGAACTGCCCGAACAACTGCTTCGCCTGAAACTCATGAACGTTCATGTCACCCTCACAAGAGCTGATAGCTGATGGCTAATAGCTTATGGCTCAGACTGACGGCGTTGCGGCTTCTTGCCATACGCCATCAGCTATAGGCCATAGGCTCTTTATTCTTTACGCGTATACGGCGGCAGGATCATGGGGGACACGACTCCGCTCGCGCTGCCATGCTTCTTGGCTTCGGCGCGGAACCCCTTCAGATGCCCAACCGTCAACTTTCCTTGCGGCATAGATGCGGCGCGAGCCGCAGCCGCCAACCCGGACCGTTTTCCAAACACCATCAGGTCGAGCAGGGAGTTCCCCATCAACCGGTTGCGGCCGTGCAATCCGCCCGATGCTTCTCCCGCCACGAACAGATTCTTCACGTTGGTTTCAGAATTCGTATCGATCTTCACCCCGCCGTTCTGATAATGCAGCGTCGGGAAAATCAGCACGGGATCCTTGCTGATATCGATGTTGAACCGCTCGAACTGCAACATCATCGCCGGGAAATGTTTCTCCATCGTCCCGGGGCCCTGCACGGCATCGAGCAACGGCGTATCGAGCCAGACGCCGACGCGGCCGGACATGGTGCGGATACCGCGCCCCTCTTCACATTCCCGAATAATCGACGCGGACACGACATCGCGGGTATCCAGCTCGTTGACGAACCGCTCCCCCTTCGCATTGACCAAATGGCCGCCTTCGGAACGAATCCCCTCTGTGACCAAAGCCCCGATGAGCTGTTCGGGATAAACGGCACCGGACGGGTGATACTGGAACGTATCGATGTGCACGAGCTTTGCGCCCAGCCGATAGGATAAGCAGAGGCCGTCGCCGGTCGCGCCATAGTGATTGCTGGTTGGAAATCCCTGGATGTGGAGCCGTCCGATTCCGCCTGTCGCCAAGATGACGGACTTGGCCGCCACGACGACGTCACGGTGATTGTCGAGGTCTTTGAAGATCGCCCCGGTACAGTTGCCATTTTCATCGCTCGTCAACTCGACCGCGGCGCAGAACTCGAGCAGCTGGATGTTCTGATTCAGCACCTCGTCCTTGAGCACCCGCATGATTTCAAGGCCTGTGTAGTCCGAACAGGTCAGGAGGCGCGGCTTCGAGCTGCCGCCGCCTTTTTTCACATGGAGGTTGCCGTCCCCGTCGCGATCGAACAGGACGCCCAGGCTCAAGAGCCATTTCGCAATCGAAGGACCTTCCTCCACCATCACCTTGAGCAGCTGATGGTCGTTCTGCATGTGGCCGCCCTTGAGCGTGTCCACGAAGTGGGTAACGGGCGAGTCTTCCGGCGCGACCGAAATCTGCATGCCGCCCTGAGCCATCACACTGTTGGAGTCGCCGAGACGAAGCTTGGTCGCCAGCATGACCTTGGCGCCTGCTGCATGGGCATGGAGCGCCGCTGCACAACCCGCTCCTCCGCCACCCACCACCAACACATCGGTCGTATAGTCCGGCGTCAGATCGAACCCATCGGTCACGGAGCTGTCTCCTTCCAACAAGGTCGCCAGCTCGATCGCCGTCTTGTCCCCGGCATTGGGACCAAAACGGAGCGGACGAAAGGCGCTCTCCCGAAAATCAGGATGATACTTATGGATCAGTTGATCTCGTTCAGCGGGGGAAAACTTGGGAAGGGTCTGCTTGCGTCGAGCATCCCGCGTCTGGTGCACAATCTGTTGAAGCGCATGGATGTCCACGTCTGAAACCTCTGGGTAAAAGGGGAAGCAGTCTTGTTGCGGCTATTTGACCGTCGCGCAGTGATCGGCCAGTTCTTTCTCGTTCATCTTGAGGAGCTTGGTCCATTCGTCGTTGAAACGGCCGTCCTGGATTTCTTTGATGCGGATATCCAGCCCCACCGGCTTCTCGGTGAAATGAGCCCCCTGCGCCCGGCTCACATAGAGGGCCACGAGGTTGGGAGCGATGTCCGCGATACAAACCGGCGTACACATCCCGCACATCACGCAATCCATGAACATCTCGGAGACGCTTTTGAAATCTCCAAACACGGCTTTCCAGACCCCCTCCCGCACATCGATCTTCTGCGGGCAGGCCTCGGTGCAGGCGTTGCAATTCCGGCAGAGCGGCGCTTCGGGATAGAGGTTGAAGAGATCTTGCTTGGGGTCTTTGAGCGTCCGAATATCGTAGGTAGCCTTCCGGGCCGGAAACGGAGGCATCATCGTGATCGACATGCCGTCCTGCACCGCCATTTGGCAGGCTAGACAGGTCCGCACTTTCGGATCGTCCTTAGTCCGATAGTAGGCAGCGCAAGCGCCACAGAACCCGCCGAGACAGCCGGCCCCACGGACGACTTCCTGGCCAGAATACCAGAGGGCCTTGATGATTGTGATCCCCTCCGGCACTTCGTACTTCTTGCCGGCGATCTCGACCGTGACCATCTTGTGCCGGAGGACTTCCGGCTGATCAATGATATTCTCTTTGTCTTCTTGCGCCATGGTCTCCAAAATCTGCTATCAGCCATCAGCTTTGAGCTATCGAACTTTTCCCGTTAGCTCATCGCTGATAGCTGACCGCTGAAAGCTTTCCTAAGCAATCGCATCCACGATGGCATTCAACGTCGCGCTGGGGCGCATCGCTTTTGCAGCCTTCGCGTCATCGGGGTGATAATATCCCCCGACATCGACCGGCTTGCCTTGCGCCGCGAGCAACTCGGCATTGATCTTGGCCTCGTTGTCCGCCATCTCCTTGGCAATTTTCACAAAACGCGCTTGCAGATTCTTGTCTTGCGTCTGTTGGGCCAAGGCCTGTGCCCAGTACAACGCGAGATAAAAATGACTGCCGCGGTTGTCGATCTCGCCCACCTTGCGGGCGGGAGACTTGTTGCTCTCCAGGAACTTCGCGTTGGCCTGGTCCAGCGTGTCTGCCAACATCTTGGCGGCCGGATTGTTGGCCACTTTTGCCAAATGCTCCAGCGACGCAGCCAGCGCGAGAAATTCACCGAGCGAATCCCACCGCAAATAACCTTCCTCTTGGAACTGCTGCACATGCTTCGGCGCGGAGCCGCCGGCTCCGGTCTCGAAGAGCCCGCCGCCATTCAGCAGGGGAACGATCGACAACATCTTGGCGCTGGTCCCGATTTCGAGAATCGGGAAGAGGTCCGTGAGATAGTCGCGCAACACGTTCCCCGTGACGGAGATCGTGTCTTTGCCTTCCTTGATCCGCTCCAGCGACAGACGCGTGGCATCGGCCGGATTCATGATCCGGATGTCGAGGCCCGTCGTATCGTGATCTTTCAAATACTGGTTCACCTTCGCGATCAATTGCGCATCGTGCGCGCGCGCCTTGTCCAGCCAGAAAATCGCCGGAGCGCCGGTCGCCCGCGCGCGAGTCACCGCCAGCTTGACCCAATCACGAATCGGGGCATCCTTGACCTGGCACATGCGCCAGATATCGCCCTCTTCCACCTTATGTTCAAGCAAGGCCTTGCCGGCCGCATCCACCACACGGATCGTGCCGTTGCCTGGAACCTTGAAGGTCTTGTCGTGCGAACCATATTCTTCCGCCGCCTGCGCCATCAAACCGACATTGGGCACGCTGCCCATCGTCTTCGGATCGAGCGCGCCATGCTTCTTACAAAAGTCGATAACCTCCTGATAGACCGTGGCATAACTGGCATCGGGGATCACGCACTTGGCGTCCGCCGCCTTGCCGTCAGGC
Proteins encoded:
- the sucD gene encoding succinate--CoA ligase subunit alpha; this translates as MSILVNKHTRVVVQGITGKEGSFHATQCKAYGTQMVAGVTPGKAGQEVEGIPVFNTVRDAVKKTQCDTSLIFVPPPFCADAILEAADAGVKLIICITEGIPVNDMVKVKRALYGRDVRLIGPNCPGVITVDEAKIGIMPGFIHKKGVVGVVSRSGTLTYEAVHQLSTLGLGETTCVGIGGDPVNGTGFVDVLALFEQDPETQAIVMIGEIGGDAEEKAAEFIKKHVKKPVVSFIAGITAPPGRRMGHAGAIVSGGKGTAAEKMKILEAAGVRVVKNPAEIGHAVKVALGR
- the sucC gene encoding ADP-forming succinate--CoA ligase subunit beta, which produces MNVHEFQAKQLFGQFGIPVPRGKEILSPEAGSAWAAELNTPVFVVKAQIHAGGRGKAGGVKITKDKAAVPGLVKELIGKTLVTHQTGPKGREVRRLLIEEGAAIAKELYVSIVVDRDSGWPVFIASTEGGMEIEEVAAHTPEKIIREAIDPAVGFQGYNGRNIAFALGLPAIEAAVVNPFIQMMGNLYRMFMEKNAAMVEINPLVITSDKKLIALDGKVSFDDSALFRHADVQQMRDLHEEEPLEIEAGENNLNYVKLDGNIGCMVNGAGLAMATMDVIKLAGSEPANFLDVGGGATKETVAAGFRILLKDPNVKGIFINIFGGIVRCERIAHGVIEAAKEVKINVPLVVRLQGTNAEEGRKLLGESGLKLEVADDLWEAAQKIVKLTGKAA
- a CDS encoding FAD-binding protein, yielding MDIHALQQIVHQTRDARRKQTLPKFSPAERDQLIHKYHPDFRESAFRPLRFGPNAGDKTAIELATLLEGDSSVTDGFDLTPDYTTDVLVVGGGGAGCAAALHAHAAGAKVMLATKLRLGDSNSVMAQGGMQISVAPEDSPVTHFVDTLKGGHMQNDHQLLKVMVEEGPSIAKWLLSLGVLFDRDGDGNLHVKKGGGSSKPRLLTCSDYTGLEIMRVLKDEVLNQNIQLLEFCAAVELTSDENGNCTGAIFKDLDNHRDVVVAAKSVILATGGIGRLHIQGFPTSNHYGATGDGLCLSYRLGAKLVHIDTFQYHPSGAVYPEQLIGALVTEGIRSEGGHLVNAKGERFVNELDTRDVVSASIIRECEEGRGIRTMSGRVGVWLDTPLLDAVQGPGTMEKHFPAMMLQFERFNIDISKDPVLIFPTLHYQNGGVKIDTNSETNVKNLFVAGEASGGLHGRNRLMGNSLLDLMVFGKRSGLAAAARAASMPQGKLTVGHLKGFRAEAKKHGSASGVVSPMILPPYTRKE
- a CDS encoding 2Fe-2S iron-sulfur cluster-binding protein translates to MAQEDKENIIDQPEVLRHKMVTVEIAGKKYEVPEGITIIKALWYSGQEVVRGAGCLGGFCGACAAYYRTKDDPKVRTCLACQMAVQDGMSITMMPPFPARKATYDIRTLKDPKQDLFNLYPEAPLCRNCNACTEACPQKIDVREGVWKAVFGDFKSVSEMFMDCVMCGMCTPVCIADIAPNLVALYVSRAQGAHFTEKPVGLDIRIKEIQDGRFNDEWTKLLKMNEKELADHCATVK
- a CDS encoding NADP-dependent isocitrate dehydrogenase; amino-acid sequence: MTTKASRIIYTKTDEAPMLATYSFLPIINAFSKAAGVSVELRDISLAGRIIALFPDYLTPAQKQADDLAELGALAKQPEANIIKLPNVSASLPQLQAAIKELQSQGYKLPDYPENPKDDKEKDVKTRYDRVKGSAVNPVLREGNSDRRAPLSVKAHTRKHPHKMGAWSPDSKTHVSHMKGGDFYSNEKSMTTTAATDAKIEFVGQDGATTVLKPKVALQAGEVIDATFMSKNALRRFIEEQIEDAKKQGVLFSIHLKATMMKVSDPKIFGHAVTVFYKDVFEKYGETLKKLGVDPDNGLGDLYAKIKALPEDQRKAIEADIQAVYQKRPPMAMVNSDKGITNLHVPSDIIIDASMPPVIRDSGKMWGPDGKAADAKCVIPDASYATVYQEVIDFCKKHGALDPKTMGSVPNVGLMAQAAEEYGSHDKTFKVPGNGTIRVVDAAGKALLEHKVEEGDIWRMCQVKDAPIRDWVKLAVTRARATGAPAIFWLDKARAHDAQLIAKVNQYLKDHDTTGLDIRIMNPADATRLSLERIKEGKDTISVTGNVLRDYLTDLFPILEIGTSAKMLSIVPLLNGGGLFETGAGGSAPKHVQQFQEEGYLRWDSLGEFLALAASLEHLAKVANNPAAKMLADTLDQANAKFLESNKSPARKVGEIDNRGSHFYLALYWAQALAQQTQDKNLQARFVKIAKEMADNEAKINAELLAAQGKPVDVGGYYHPDDAKAAKAMRPSATLNAIVDAIA